AAACTGTGGCTtaaaaaactctaaaattttGTCATCTTAAAAGATTAAACTTTGGAATCCAAAGTgaaacaaataataagtttgtatTTCATCCGTTttcaattttttggttttttgttaaaaagttaggttttgggtctggttgtttttctttttttccgattttcagagaaaaaaaaCCACCAAAATATTCGTCGgtaaaaaatatttatatttacacggtttccaaatatttttaatcctgattgttttccttttttccgattttcaaaaagaaaaaccacaaaaaaaaaaatatttatgtttGCACTTTTCCAAGTATTTTAAATCCGGCAGCACCAACTATTTTAAGAACCGAATGGCATTTAATTTGGGCAAATTTTTATTTAATGAATATTTTTGCAAGTATTATCACACCCGGTGTAGCACAATTTGGGATGTGATGAATGAGTGCCACGGTAAACAAGTACATTTAACCTAgtaaaaagaacaagaataggGACAAATCCAGGTACTATAAGTATCCCTTAAGATTTGCTAAAAAAGAATCTTGTCTTTACAAGTAGGAATCCCTAGGGGTAAAAAGCATACTCCTCCCAGAGGAAGGTAAAACACTTTCACTAAGCTCTTTGTGAAATCTAGGGTTAGGGGTTTTCTTTTCTACTTGAAATTTACTTGATGTTTTGGACTTGAATCTTTGTTTTCTTCTGTTGAAATACATTTGAATAGTTACTGAGAGAGATTCTAGGGTAAAATTGAGGTTTTTCAGCTAGGTTGTTCTAAACTTAGGATTCTTGAGTATCACTTTAGTAAAGCTTTTAGTGTGCTTCTTGAGTGCTGCTTGTTAATGAATGTAGCATCTGTCTAGTGATTATTGTGAATGCTAGAATCAATGGGTaggtttttttttgataattttgttAAAATTTGTGTAAGACCCATAGATTTAATCTCGATTGGTCTCGAAAGTTGTTGTATTAGAGAAACTAGCTATATGTATTGAATGTTCAAATTGACTGTAAGAAATCAAGCTTTGTATTGGTGTAATTGAAAGTAGGGGTTTTGTTGAATTACATGGCATTCTTACAATCAAGTGTTGTAATGGTGTAATTGGAAGGAGGGGTTTCATTGTATAACATGGTATTGTAGAGTGTTAATCAATCTATTTTGGTTTTAACGTTAGAGGTATTCTGTCATTCTTTTGTGTTTGGGCAAAATGTTTTTAGAATTTAGAATTGATTTCATCTTATCCCAAGCATTGTAGTGATGTAATTGGAATGAGGGGTTTCATTGTATAACATGGCATTGCAGAGTGTTAACctatttttggtttttatgttAGAGGTATTCTATCGCTCTTTTGTGTTTCGGCTAAATGTTTTTAGAACTTAGAGAACCTTAAACTGGATTAGTTGTTCAGCTTGTGTGTTTTATTATTCCAAAATACTAGATTCTTATAGACTGCAAGATTTTTGATGCCCTTTTTCTGTCTTCTTTGGATTTCTCAtttatttttggtttctttttgcAGCTGTGACCTTGCAAGTGCCCTCAGAACAATTGTAGCACATTAGGAGCTGACGCTTAAGTTATTAAATCCGTCAAGAAGGGGTATGTCTCGTTCATCTCTGTTAATATCCAAAGATGATGTGAGTTTATGAGGTAAAAAATCGTCTTTCTATCCCTTTGGTTTGTTACGGGGCAAAACCTATCCTATTGCTTCTTCAGAAAAGTTGTATATAAGAAGCGGAACTGATGGATTTCGATTTTTTAAAGCAAATGAAGAATTATCCTTGCAAGAACTTTTCAACTTCAATTATGAACCTTCCAGATGACTGCTTTGCTCTTATCCTACAACTGCTTAATAGACCAATGGATCGTAATTCATTTGGTTTGACTTGTCATCGGTGGCTTCATATACAGAATTCAAGTCGACGGAAACTATGGttcaatcattatcatcatccACTTGCGAAAGTTAGCCCTCACAGCTATTCTTTTCGACTTACTAAGTTATTGACTCGTTTCCAACAGCTAAATTTTTTATCTTTATCTCACTGCACCGAGTTACCAGATTCAGCTTTATCCCACTTACAAATCTATGGATCAAACATTCAGACCCTGTATTTAGAGTGTTGCTTAGCCATTACAGACTATGGATTCTCTTTGATGGCTTCCGGATGCTCTCGTTTAACGTCTATAAGTCTGTACCGGTGTAATATTAGCGATGTTGGATTAGAATACTTGGCTAAATCTTGCTCATCTTTACAGAAGGTAAACCTTTCCTGGTGCGGAATCACTGATACAGGTATAATATCCTTGGGTGAATCATGTTCGTCCTTGCAGAAGTTGAACCTTTCAAATTGTGGGTCGGTTTCTGATAGGGGCATAAGATATCTCTCACAAGCATGCCGGCAACTCTGCTCAATCACCATCTCATACTGTGAAAGGATCACCGGCGTTGGCTTTCGTGGGTTTTCAGAAACCTTAACTTCTGTCGAAGCAGTTTCCTGTAAACTTGAACCAGAAGGTATACAAGCAATTGTTAGCGGAGGTGGGCTTGAATATCTTGACCTCTCGGGTCTTGTTCCCGTTGTGACGCGATTGGACAGGGTTGGAGGGGGATTTACGAAGAATCTACGAGTTCTTAATCTTCGAAACTGTCGTGATGTACGCAACACAGCAGTGATTAAAATTTCAAAAGGGTGTCCGTTATTACAGGAATGGAACTTAGCACATTGTCATAACATTGATCTTGATGGATGGAAAGCTATTGGGTCGAATTGTCATAACCTAGAGATACTGCATGTAAACATGTGTTGGAATTTACGTGATTCAGGGTTGCACGCATTGCTTTCTGACGGATGCAGGCGTCTATCGAAGTTATACATTTCAAATTGTAATGGTCGAATCAGTTATTTCACAATCCAGCAGTTCAAGTGCAGAAGAAGTGATGTGAAGATCAAGGAAAAGGAAGTACAGGGTACAAAAACTAAGAACATCTTCTGAGCTTCCAAGATCCATTTTTCCTTTTTGGCTGTTACTTACAGAAGTACAGTTTCATGAGCTGTTACCTACAAAAATGTCGTTCTTTTTTGTGTTTCTTGCTGAATGCTTGGAATTTGTAGGAAAAGCTTTGCAGGTAGGATACCTTTTAATGCCGatcttttttgtgttttttgcTGAACCAGTTCAATGCGTGGAATTTGTAGGAAAAGCTTCGCAAGTAGGCTACTTTTTGAAACATGCTTGTATGTTGTATCCAGTACAAAATACTGCATTTGCAGAGCTACTTGGTTGTATATTTTTTGAAACATGGCTTGTATCAACACTGATGGAATTTTGTCTATGGCTAGTAATATTTTATCTACTTCAGAAGTTGCAGAAATGAGATGGTAAGCATCACTCTTGCAGAATCCTTGCAAGCTTGATCATCATCGAACGCGGCATTCTATTTTTTGTTCTGTAACACATTCCCTACTGCTGAGAATTCCTTTCTGGCCTTGGTGCATTGTTTATAGGATATTCTATTTTTTGTTCTGTAACACATTCCCTACTGCTGAGAATTCCTTTCTGGCCTTGGTGCATTGTTTATAGGATTCCAGGACTAAGCTTTATTTTTACCCTCCCCTTCAGggagattttccaacttgctttGCCACAATGTTGCAATCTTATGTTGCAGTGTTCAGACCACTATTTAGCTGCAATCTTATGTTGCAGTGCCGCAGCTTGGACCATTTTAAATTTGAGTAAATGCGCGTTAACAGAAATACAACAAAGGAAACTTGTGACATTCATCTGCACAGAAAATTTCTTAGTCGAGAGCCTCATACATCTTTCATCATGGATTCATTGTTGTAAAGGAGGCAAAGCGACTATATGTCAGCATTACAAACCAACCCGCTACTGATAGAGCCACAAACTCATTGCAATAGATGATTACTACTAAAGAGACCTTAATTTCtaagccaaaaaaggaaacatATAAACGAAACACATtgaacaaaaacaaaaggaaacaaactaTACTACCTCCCCCTAATCACCCCAATATTTGATATACTTATGAGATTAAACACGCAAAAGAAACGTAAGAGTCTCTATCACGATACCCACTGGACAATCCAACAACTGCAATCCCTACTTCATCTCCTCGTACAAAAGGGAGCATCAAAATGGAACATTGAGATAATTTCCATTTCTATCTCTAAAATGTCTGAAGAGATTAGTAAAGAGAGCACCTGAACTCAGACTCTACAATGCCAGTTTAAAGCAACACTTCTTTATTGAAAATCCAGCTGAAAGGCACCAGACGATCTTGCTTGTTTTTCTTTGCTAGAGCTTGAGCTCTCTCTTCCAACCTTCTGATTCTTGGAGTCAACCCGCAGACATATTCTTGAGCTTTCCGTCCTTCAGCTGAGAGACCAGTTATTTTGGCCACATTCCACCTCCCCACGAGAAATTCCAATATATCAGCATAATCTTTAGCGGTGTAAACTCCAAGGCGTTGAGCGACGGATGAGAAGTGCTCAAAGAGGTTGTCATCTTGGCCGTCATACATTAAGTGAGCTGGCATTGCAATTTTCTTCCTCATCATATCAGCAAAAGCCAATACAGTACCATCTGGGTCGATCTCGAAAAGCTTTTCAGATATCTTGGTATAAGCAGTTTCATGACGCTTTTCATCAGCAGCAATAGTTCCACAAATTTGTGCAAGTTTTAAGTCCCCATGCTCCTTGGCATGCCTAGCTGTGTTTCCATGGGAGATAAAGGTTGCTCTCTCCTGAAATGAGGTGTAGATGAATCCCAGATATGGGTTGTTTTCTGTCCGAGGATCCTGTAAAAAtcacaaaagaataaaaagatcTCTTTAGAACCGAAAATATTTACACAACATTTAATACTTAAAGAgagaaaacattaaaaaaaaaaaatcggagtTCAAAAAAATCGGATTTCAAGTAAAGATCTTACCATTCCTGAACCGATAAGATACTGAATTGTCTTCTCAATTTGCTTCATATCTACTCGTCCACTTAAATAGAGGTACTTGTTGAGAAGGTCCCCATGCCTATTCTCCTCGGCAGTCCAAGCCCTTGTCCAACGAGCCCAAGAAGTGGGGCTTGCGCCTAAGTAGTTTTCCCAAGTGGAGATAGATCACAAGAAGAAAATGTAATTATTGAAAGCGGAGTAAAACTACAAGAATAAGGCAGCGGATAAAGAACACAAACTCCCAAGCTCATTAAAATGGATCACACCTGTTTCATCCCTGACTCCATCCAAAGTGTTAAGCATTGTTTGGTATGTTGGAAGGGCTTCCTCCGTGATCATATCCCCAACCAGACAAACAAAGTAATCATCGGGGATCTCCTTTGCTCTCTCTCTCAACTCCTTGACTTGATCATAAAACCCATCTGAGGCTGGATCAGGTAGAAAATCTTGTGGTTGCCAACATTTCTCAACAGGCTTCAAGTGTACCAAGATATTGTCATCTGCCCAGTCTTCTAAGCCCTTGAAAATCTCAATCTTTTGAGGCGGCATGGAGTGGGTTACTTGAACATGCACCTCGCGTGGAGGGGTGAAGGGTTTCTTAGCATTCTCCGTCTCCCTGAAATAAACAGAGGAATCCCTTAAGGATTTGACATTCAAGACCAGCTAAAtccacagaaaaaaaaaaaactattttgttAATAACTTTAAGCTTTTGGCATGAAGATGTAAATTTTGTATAAACATGTAAGCGTGCCAGGTTGTCTCACACCCCACCATATAGGCTAAATATAATGCATTACAACATAGGAGTTGTTCAAGTTACATCCAAGCTTGGTTAATCTAAATGTTCAAGGACATAAGCCAGCAAAAAGCAGGTTGATTTGCCAGAATCATCTAGAGCTAAGAAGAAGCCGCAAGATACCGTATCTGGAGCAAATTGGTGGTAGAACAAAgtttgataaaatatagaataagGTAAAATGCAGCATATTCATAGAATATAagcacaaattatatgttccaaAGCAATCAGGACATAAGCCAGCATATTCAAATTGCATTTCTAGTCAAAAAGGCGTCCACCAGCGGGAAGCTAACACCACTACTGTAGATGCCAACATGACATAAAACAAACACATGGAACAAGAAGTCTTACGAAATATATTGCATCAATCAAATCAAGTAGCGAACTTAGAAGAAAAAAGCAATCGAAACAAAACCGCCACAAACCTAGTCCCAGTTCTCTACTAATGACATGCAAGCAGCAAGACAAAATATACATGCACCAAACAGCTTTAAAATTGAAACAGATTCATTAAGTTTCACCAACAACAAAAATTCTACCTCCTACCCAACTCATAACAGACAAAATATACATGCACCAAATAGACATATTAGGGCCACGTTACGGAATCTTACAAATTACGCCTCCCTAATCATCTCTAATTAAGCTCCCTAATCTTTTCGTCAATCACCACTAATTTAACATTTGATAAGAGATTAACTGGTTAATTAAACGATCACATTGTACGTCTACCAGGCCTAACTTTACTACTAGGAATCTGTAGACAGAGAAAGCTCTTTCTAGTTTGGTGGAAACCAGAAGagaataagaagaaagaaaataccaTTTTGTCAGGTTTGCATGTGGTGAAATCATCAGCAAAACAGGCGATGTGGTTCCCAAATAAAGTGGGTAACTGCCCTGAATGAATATTGTTTATATTAATGCGATCGGCCAGCTCGATCATTTCAATATTGGGCATCCAATCTTCCCAGTTCCCACCACCAAGCTATCTTAAATCTTTGGCGTAGTGGTGGGTTTACAATCTTTACATAAAAGACCAGAAATCCACCTGCTCATAAGTGACGGGCACCAAAGGTTTCCATTTTGATCAAGTCCCTTAAGATATCAGTGATATTCGACTATGTATATATTCTAGATGGCTTTTGTGTGTCGGTGATTAAATGAGACGAATGAGAGTTCAAGTGTAAACAGATATAAGATGTGTGACTAATTaacttggaatcaaggaaagagTACAGGGATACTGTGGACGCAAACTATAACACCCGACCATCACTGAAAGGGTCTCGAGAAGGTTTTGGTTGCCCTAATACAACCAAAACACCAAAACTGAAATAACAAAATGCTTTTAACAAAAGCTGTGTGGTATTTAAATGCGCGATTACAAGACACGGCATCGATTATAACTAGCATATATAAACATGGATGGAAGAATAAGAACAACGCATAGACATAAAGCATGTGTCAATTACTTTCGATTGAATTACAGGTAAGAAAATAATTGACATTTCAACACAGAAAAAAATAAACAAcacattaaaatcaaacctaattttcaacaaattcaataaaataaagagaaaTTAGCCATCAGAGAAATTCTTGAAAGCGAAAGAAAATATTCTATGCATCATCACCAACTCAAATCCCAATTACTCACtacaccatatatatatatatatatatatatatataaaataaaaataacagaAAAATCCCATTTCTGTACACCTCCAAACCTAACTGACCTAAAATTTAAAGAACCCCAAAATTGAAAAATAGAACCATATACATTATCTTGATAATTACAGGGTaattaattcaatcaaaaaaTGGAAACAAACTTAATCACCCAAATCAAACTCATGAAAGACAGGTGAAATCGAAACCCCCCAGAAATCAATAACCCAAAATTGCCACAACAAGCCAATTAAAATTcttaaaaattgaagaaaaccCAGATCATCATTTATCAATCAATATAAAGGTAAAACTAAGAAATTAACGAAACCCagaaataaataacaaaaacCAGATGAATAAATATGATTAAATTGATAATACCTATGAGAGCTTGAAGAAATGGGaaagagagggagagaggagCTTACTTAGCGGAGGTACGGAGAGTGGAAGCCATGAAAACTTTAGGAGACCTGACATTGGCAACATTTGGGAAACCAAAAGTTGGAAGCTTTTGAGGAGATTGAAATGTTAGAGGATTGAGTTTCAGAGCCATTTTtcttggtttctccttcttctcaCTGCTGCTtctctctttatttttatttttttttcttttggatttcgCTTTCTCTCCTCCGCAGAAAGGGATTTATTAATacacaaaacaaaatcaatcacCTAAATACCACtgcccaaaattactattttacccttttttttatttttgaaattgaaaaagaaaGCTAATTTAAGTAAATTCTAAAATTAATAAAAtgtaaaccaaagtgttttcaaTTTTAGATAATGTACCACGCTGTCTTTTCCTGGCCGTTAGATCTTTGGATTGGTACCTGATAAAACCGATTCCTACCTTGAGTTATCGGGCTATTTAAATGTATAAatgaaaccaaaaaaataatgaaaagaaACTGTTGTTTTGGCTTATATCAAatcaaaaaatattaatttattatATATTTAGGGTTAGTCACGTTTTATGTTTCCCTTTATGCAGCAtgaagtagttttattttggagggataatttattttcattttatttttgaaggGTAATACTatatattttaaaagaaaatacaagaaagaaaaaaggaattacctacccaaatttaccaaatttACTATTATTAATAAGGACACAATGGATATTTTATTAGCCTACCCATTATTAGGTAATGTAATAATCGTCCTGTCAGAAGGGTATTCTGGTCAAATCATCTCTGGGAGAAAGGGGCTGTCTTGTTTCTAACGTCGATAAAATGAGGAATATTGGCAAGTGATAGGTAACAAGAAGGACATTCCACGTGGCATATCCAGGTCTGCATGGAATCCACTATTCAATCCCCAAAGACACAAACTCCCGTTTTTTGTCAttatttataaaccctaattttaaaatcAGACATTAATTAGTGAGTGATTAGAAAAACACTAATTTAGATCTTACTTTGAAACACTACACATAGGCTGCTTAATTATCATTAATCAACAATTTTGTTCATGTGGAAGAGCATGCTCCATGGTGTCATGTTACATATTCATGATATAtcttgttgaaaaaaaaaatattttccaaattaattaaattgattaaatgtcgtgttgtcaggcatactgcctcaacacatccttcctcttagtgttgagacgtgaaaattcctcaacactcattactgtgttgccagcCATACTgtttcaacacattcttcctcttaatgttaagacgtgcaaaattcttcaacactcactactgtattgccagGCATTTAGATAGCTACTATAATACAGTTGTTGGATTTGGATAATTATAGATGTCACTATAATAAAGTTGGTGGATTATTATACAACCAGCGATCTAAGTCTGAAACTCGCGGAATTGTGAtaaggaattaaaaaaataaatagatgATTGACTATGATTCTGAAAGTGTTGGAACAGACTAAAAACATTCGAGCAGAACATGTGAAATATTTACGGGGAGGGGCAAATATTTATCACGACTACGACCATTCACAAAAGTaactaattatttttattttgatcggtaaagaatttggtactGGCGAGTTTCAAACTGTTATCGTCACCGGGGAAGTGAAGTGACGCTGCAGACTGATCCTTTGGAGTCAAACTAGCCGTGCAGCATTGCAGTCAGACCAGACAAAGAGTGGCCTTTGTCAAATATCAAACACGTGATGAGGGTCTTTAGGATAGCCCAACATTGGG
This genomic stretch from Papaver somniferum cultivar HN1 chromosome 5, ASM357369v1, whole genome shotgun sequence harbors:
- the LOC113284140 gene encoding F-box/LRR-repeat protein 12-like, giving the protein MDFDFLKQMKNYPCKNFSTSIMNLPDDCFALILQLLNRPMDRNSFGLTCHRWLHIQNSSRRKLWFNHYHHPLAKVSPHSYSFRLTKLLTRFQQLNFLSLSHCTELPDSALSHLQIYGSNIQTLYLECCLAITDYGFSLMASGCSRLTSISLYRCNISDVGLEYLAKSCSSLQKVNLSWCGITDTGIISLGESCSSLQKLNLSNCGSVSDRGIRYLSQACRQLCSITISYCERITGVGFRGFSETLTSVEAVSCKLEPEGIQAIVSGGGLEYLDLSGLVPVVTRLDRVGGGFTKNLRVLNLRNCRDVRNTAVIKISKGCPLLQEWNLAHCHNIDLDGWKAIGSNCHNLEILHVNMCWNLRDSGLHALLSDGCRRLSKLYISNCNGRISYFTIQQFKCRRSDVKIKEKEVQGTKTKNIF
- the LOC113284150 gene encoding stearoyl-[acyl-carrier-protein] 9-desaturase, chloroplastic, which produces MALKLNPLTFQSPQKLPTFGFPNVANVRSPKVFMASTLRTSAKETENAKKPFTPPREVHVQVTHSMPPQKIEIFKGLEDWADDNILVHLKPVEKCWQPQDFLPDPASDGFYDQVKELRERAKEIPDDYFVCLVGDMITEEALPTYQTMLNTLDGVRDETGASPTSWARWTRAWTAEENRHGDLLNKYLYLSGRVDMKQIEKTIQYLIGSGMDPRTENNPYLGFIYTSFQERATFISHGNTARHAKEHGDLKLAQICGTIAADEKRHETAYTKISEKLFEIDPDGTVLAFADMMRKKIAMPAHLMYDGQDDNLFEHFSSVAQRLGVYTAKDYADILEFLVGRWNVAKITGLSAEGRKAQEYVCGLTPRIRRLEERAQALAKKNKQDRLVPFSWIFNKEVLL